A single uncultured Acetobacterium sp. DNA region contains:
- a CDS encoding branched-chain amino acid ABC transporter permease produces the protein MVNLFLQQLINGLNVGSIYALIAIGYTMVYGIIKLINFAHGEIMMFGAYFAFIAATSFHLPVWAVLLSSMVIMAIIGVTIEFIAYRPLRNAPRLSALITAIGVSLFLQNLALLIFKPDPKVMPKIFPETIYKLGEIEISSTTLITIGLSIFFMVLLDLYIRKTKQGRAMRAVSEDKDAAILMGINVNRTISLTFAVGSALGALGGVLYSVAYIQVYPTMGVMPGLKAFIAAVLGGIGIIPGAMLGGFIIGMVETMTKAYLSTTWADAIVFGILIVVLLFKPTGILGKNTREKV, from the coding sequence ATCGTGAATTTATTTCTGCAACAGCTGATCAACGGGCTCAATGTAGGGAGTATCTATGCGCTCATCGCAATCGGTTATACCATGGTTTATGGCATTATAAAACTTATCAATTTTGCCCATGGTGAAATCATGATGTTTGGCGCATATTTTGCATTCATAGCGGCGACCAGTTTTCATTTACCGGTTTGGGCGGTACTTTTATCATCAATGGTAATTATGGCCATTATTGGTGTGACCATCGAGTTTATTGCGTATCGACCACTTAGAAATGCACCCCGATTGTCAGCTCTGATCACTGCCATTGGTGTAAGTTTGTTTTTACAAAACCTGGCACTGCTTATTTTCAAACCGGATCCTAAGGTTATGCCGAAGATTTTTCCAGAAACGATTTATAAACTTGGTGAAATCGAAATCAGTTCAACCACATTGATTACCATTGGTCTATCTATATTTTTTATGGTTTTATTGGATCTTTATATCCGTAAAACAAAACAGGGTCGTGCCATGCGTGCCGTATCAGAAGACAAGGATGCTGCGATTCTGATGGGGATTAATGTTAATCGAACGATTTCTTTAACCTTCGCTGTGGGTTCTGCTTTAGGCGCATTGGGTGGAGTGCTTTACAGTGTGGCCTACATTCAGGTTTATCCAACGATGGGGGTTATGCCTGGGCTTAAAGCATTTATTGCTGCAGTTTTAGGTGGGATTGGGATCATTCCAGGTGCCATGTTGGGTGGATTTATTATTGGGATGGTCGAAACAATGACAAAGGCATATCTTTCCACAACTTGGGCAGATGCGATTGTTTTTGGTATTTTGATCGTAGTTCTGCTTTTCAAACCAACCGGTATTCTGGGCAAAAATACGAGAGAGAAGGTATAG
- a CDS encoding branched-chain amino acid ABC transporter permease, with protein sequence MDHNKKKSYLINAIAIVALYLVFFVLIQTKTMNNYFVGIAIMTCIMIIMAMSLNIVAGFLGEMALGHAGFMAIGAYSSASFSIALVDSGLPLPHLVILILAMIVGGIVAGIFGFLIGTPTLRLRGDYLGIVTIGFSEIIRIFFINFGPTGGAAGLKGITRLVNFHNVYWITILVAVLIFTLGRSKQGRAIISIREDEIASEAAGIPTTRYKVLAFSLAAFFAGIGGALYAHYQSFLEPSKFGFMFSIEMFVIVVLGGLGSLTGSIISAIVLTILPEMLRGFSEYRLLVYSLVLIIMMIFRPQGIFGRSEFSLTAFIESLIQRKNVKNSIGGGEAS encoded by the coding sequence ATGGATCACAACAAGAAAAAATCATACTTAATCAATGCAATTGCGATCGTCGCTCTCTACCTCGTCTTTTTTGTTTTAATCCAGACTAAAACCATGAATAATTATTTTGTGGGAATTGCGATTATGACCTGCATTATGATTATCATGGCCATGAGTTTGAATATTGTTGCCGGATTTTTAGGCGAGATGGCATTAGGGCATGCCGGTTTTATGGCGATTGGCGCCTATTCTTCAGCCAGTTTTTCAATTGCTTTGGTAGATAGTGGCTTGCCGCTGCCACATTTGGTAATTCTTATTCTAGCTATGATTGTGGGTGGCATCGTCGCCGGGATTTTTGGTTTCCTGATTGGAACACCGACACTTCGGCTGCGCGGCGACTATCTGGGAATTGTAACCATTGGATTTTCAGAAATAATTCGGATCTTCTTTATTAATTTTGGACCCACTGGTGGTGCGGCCGGTTTGAAAGGGATTACCCGACTGGTTAATTTTCACAATGTCTATTGGATCACAATTCTGGTGGCGGTGTTGATTTTCACATTAGGCCGCTCAAAACAAGGGCGAGCGATTATTTCCATTAGAGAAGATGAGATTGCTTCAGAGGCAGCTGGGATTCCCACCACGCGTTATAAGGTGCTGGCATTCTCACTGGCAGCTTTCTTTGCCGGTATTGGGGGAGCCCTTTATGCTCACTATCAATCGTTTTTGGAGCCAAGTAAATTTGGTTTTATGTTCTCAATTGAGATGTTTGTGATCGTCGTTCTTGGTGGCTTGGGAAGTTTAACCGGCTCGATTATATCAGCGATTGTGCTAACCATCTTACCGGAAATGCTGCGCGGTTTTTCCGAATATCGTCTATTAGTCTATTCACTGGTGCTGATTATCATGATGATTTTCCGTCCGCAAGGTATCTTCGGACGATCAGAATTCTCATTAACGGCCTTTATAGAATCCCTTATCCAACGAAAAAATGTAAAGAATTCCATTGGAGGAGGTGAAGCTTCATGA
- a CDS encoding ABC transporter ATP-binding protein, translating to MSVLSAKNITMQFGGLTAVDQFNLELDSNELVGLIGPNGAGKTTIFNMLTGVYVPTMGEIVLNDQSIIKKTPHDIVKLGASRTFQNIRLFKDLTAIENVKIAYHNFIEYNMIQGMFRTKKFWEGEKKAQIECMKLLEIFDMGEYADTLAKNLPYGQQRKLEIARALASDPKVLMLDEPAAGMNPNETAELMETIHFIRNKFDITVLLIEHDMKLVMGICERIIVVDYGKTIAEGTPDEIKNNPDVIRAYLGD from the coding sequence ATGAGTGTATTATCAGCAAAAAATATTACGATGCAATTTGGCGGACTAACAGCCGTTGATCAATTTAATCTCGAATTGGATTCCAATGAGTTGGTTGGTTTAATTGGGCCAAACGGGGCTGGAAAAACAACCATTTTTAATATGCTAACCGGGGTATATGTTCCAACAATGGGCGAGATTGTTCTCAATGATCAGAGTATTATCAAGAAAACTCCCCACGACATTGTAAAACTGGGAGCAAGTCGAACTTTTCAGAATATTCGTCTGTTTAAAGACTTAACCGCCATTGAAAATGTAAAAATTGCCTATCATAATTTCATTGAGTATAATATGATTCAGGGAATGTTCCGAACCAAAAAATTCTGGGAAGGTGAGAAAAAAGCTCAGATCGAATGCATGAAATTGCTGGAGATTTTTGACATGGGCGAGTATGCCGATACCTTGGCTAAAAACTTGCCCTATGGTCAGCAACGAAAGCTGGAAATTGCCAGAGCTTTGGCATCGGATCCCAAAGTATTGATGCTCGACGAGCCAGCTGCGGGAATGAATCCAAACGAAACGGCTGAACTTATGGAAACGATCCATTTTATCCGTAATAAATTCGACATTACTGTTTTACTTATTGAACATGATATGAAACTGGTTATGGGAATTTGTGAACGAATTATTGTTGTGGATTATGGAAAAACAATTGCAGAAGGCACTCCGGATGAGATAAAGAACAACCCTG